One part of the Halopenitus persicus genome encodes these proteins:
- a CDS encoding M24 family metallopeptidase, whose amino-acid sequence MTRELTALAETLADAGRDGYLIDADWEDPNQLYLSGFTGPDPFLTVYADGGTHLLVSGLEYARAKRSSRADVVRRHADYDFQYGGREERLDMYAAFLGDVGVESVLMPARGPLETADGLRDRGIDVAIDREDALTALRAVKTDAEVDRIRTAQRATEAAMAAAESLLAAAGVDDGTLVHDGEPLTSERVREEIEVTLLRHGCASAETIVAGGAQAADPHDRGSGPLAAGESIVIDVFPRDTETKYFADMTRTFAVGDPGDTLREWYDRTLEALEAAVDAVEPGATGEDVHVAACEVYEDAGHPTLRSDPEAETGFVHSTGHGVGLAVHEPPRLSMGAGELEPGNVVTIEPGLYDPDVGGVRIEDLVVVTEDGCETLTDYPKQFVID is encoded by the coding sequence ATGACTCGGGAGCTGACGGCACTCGCGGAGACGCTCGCCGACGCCGGTCGCGACGGCTATCTGATCGACGCCGACTGGGAGGACCCGAACCAGCTGTACCTCTCCGGGTTCACCGGCCCGGACCCGTTTCTCACCGTCTACGCTGACGGCGGGACGCATCTGCTCGTGTCCGGCCTCGAGTACGCACGAGCGAAGCGGAGCTCGCGGGCCGACGTCGTTCGCCGCCACGCCGACTACGACTTCCAGTACGGCGGCCGCGAGGAGCGGCTCGACATGTACGCCGCCTTCCTCGGCGACGTCGGCGTCGAGTCCGTCCTGATGCCGGCTCGTGGGCCGCTCGAGACCGCGGACGGGCTTCGCGATCGCGGGATCGACGTCGCGATCGACCGCGAGGACGCCCTCACCGCGCTTCGCGCCGTCAAGACCGACGCCGAGGTCGATCGGATCCGGACGGCCCAGCGGGCGACCGAGGCCGCGATGGCGGCCGCCGAATCGCTGCTCGCCGCGGCCGGGGTCGACGACGGGACCCTCGTCCACGACGGCGAGCCCCTGACGAGCGAGCGCGTCAGGGAGGAGATCGAGGTGACGCTGCTGCGGCACGGCTGCGCGTCCGCGGAGACGATCGTGGCCGGCGGCGCGCAGGCGGCCGACCCCCACGACCGCGGGTCGGGCCCGCTCGCGGCGGGCGAGTCGATCGTCATCGACGTCTTTCCGCGGGACACCGAGACGAAGTACTTCGCGGACATGACGCGGACGTTCGCCGTCGGCGACCCCGGCGACACGCTTCGGGAGTGGTACGACCGCACGCTGGAGGCGCTGGAGGCGGCCGTCGACGCCGTCGAGCCCGGCGCGACCGGCGAGGACGTTCACGTCGCCGCCTGTGAGGTCTACGAGGACGCGGGCCACCCGACGCTCCGAAGCGACCCGGAGGCCGAGACCGGATTCGTCCACTCGACCGGGCACGGCGTCGGACTGGCCGTCCACGAACCCCCGCGGCTCTCGATGGGCGCCGGCGAGCTCGAGCCCGGGAACGTCGTGACGATCGAGCCCGGGCTGTACGACCCCGACGTTGGCGGCGTCCGGATCGAGGACCTCGTCGTCGTCACCGAGGACGGCTGTGAGACGCTCACCGACTATCCGAAACAGTTCGTGATCGACTGA
- a CDS encoding MFS transporter, which yields MTRRYAYTVLGLCTLAFSATMVARLAISPVVPLVADDFGVSYGTVGLALSGMWAAYALSQFPSGVLGERYGERRIILVAVGATAVAALLLALSPSVWAFVAFTVLLGAGAGLHYSVATTLLTREFDDIGRAIGIHVSGGPAAGLLAPPAAALVGARYGWRAAMLLGVLVAVPVFALFAWRVRPTEPLRPDQALADRFALAPLVELVSRPPIAYTTGLAMLGAFAWQATASFLPTFLTDAAGLSTAAASLLFSLYFLVHGGLQPVLGAISDRLGRDVVATLTMVTGVLGYGGLVYAAVAGLGLVALATATVGVGVAMSWGAPVQSRFMDLLGDAERGAGFGLVRTVYMVLGASGSVIVGTVSDVAGWTVAFGLLTLVMAIGASALTANRVLRLGL from the coding sequence ATGACGCGCCGATACGCCTACACGGTCCTCGGGCTGTGTACCCTCGCGTTCAGCGCGACGATGGTCGCCCGGCTGGCGATCAGTCCGGTCGTCCCGCTCGTGGCCGACGACTTCGGCGTCTCCTACGGCACCGTGGGGCTCGCGCTCTCGGGGATGTGGGCGGCGTACGCGCTCTCGCAGTTCCCCTCCGGGGTGCTCGGCGAGCGGTACGGCGAGCGTCGGATCATCCTCGTGGCGGTCGGCGCCACCGCGGTCGCGGCGCTGCTTTTGGCCCTCTCCCCGTCGGTGTGGGCGTTCGTGGCGTTCACGGTCCTGCTCGGCGCCGGCGCCGGGCTCCACTACTCGGTCGCGACGACGCTTCTCACCCGCGAGTTCGACGACATCGGTCGCGCGATCGGGATCCACGTCTCCGGCGGTCCCGCCGCCGGCCTGCTCGCGCCGCCGGCGGCCGCGCTCGTCGGAGCCCGGTACGGCTGGCGGGCGGCGATGCTGCTCGGCGTCCTCGTGGCCGTTCCGGTCTTTGCCCTGTTCGCGTGGCGGGTCCGGCCGACCGAACCGCTGCGGCCCGACCAGGCGCTCGCCGACCGGTTCGCGCTCGCGCCGCTTGTCGAGCTCGTTTCCCGGCCTCCGATCGCCTACACGACCGGGCTCGCGATGTTGGGCGCGTTCGCCTGGCAGGCGACCGCCTCGTTCCTGCCGACGTTCCTCACGGACGCGGCCGGACTGTCGACCGCCGCCGCGAGCCTCCTGTTCTCGCTGTACTTTCTGGTTCACGGCGGGCTCCAGCCGGTCCTCGGGGCGATCTCCGACCGGCTCGGCCGGGACGTCGTCGCGACGCTGACGATGGTGACCGGCGTCCTCGGCTACGGGGGGCTCGTCTACGCCGCCGTCGCGGGGCTGGGCCTGGTCGCCCTCGCGACCGCCACGGTCGGCGTCGGCGTCGCGATGTCGTGGGGCGCGCCGGTCCAGTCCCGCTTCATGGACCTCCTCGGCGACGCCGAGCGCGGTGCCGGCTTCGGGCTCGTTCGCACCGTCTATATGGTGCTCGGCGCCTCCGGGAGCGTCATCGTCGGGACCGTCTCCGACGTCGCGGGCTGGACCGTCGCGTTCGGGCTGTTGACCCTCGTGATGGCGATCGGGGCGAGCGCGCTGACGGCGAACCGGGTGCTGCGGCTCGGGCTGTGA
- a CDS encoding ornithine cyclodeaminase family protein yields the protein MRVLSDGDVASVLDLEALLEVVDEAFRKQGRGEVERPDRPHFPVGTGLTVPTPKGSDGGESDGSDSGESDGSDSGESGGSDLVEGPFGTALVMPAYVHGAETYATKLAAVHEANPGRGLETVNATIALTDAATGLPVAYLSGSRITNARTGCIGGVAARALAAGGPVTLGVIGAGQQARWQVRAIDAATDLERVRVHSPSDSRLECAATLRSEGIDATAVDSPRAAVAGATVVVTATPASEPVFDGADLDPGTLVVAIGAYDESMRELDAETIRRADRLFGDVPSEAAHTGDIPDDVTAADLTPLSAALEGTAGRGSDAEIIVVESVGSAVLDAAAAEHLHTEAQRRDVGRDVDV from the coding sequence ATGCGCGTTCTCTCGGATGGCGACGTCGCGAGCGTCCTCGATCTCGAGGCGCTCCTCGAGGTCGTCGACGAGGCGTTTCGGAAACAGGGTCGCGGCGAGGTCGAACGACCCGACCGGCCACACTTCCCGGTCGGCACCGGGCTGACGGTCCCGACGCCGAAGGGATCCGATGGCGGCGAATCGGATGGGTCAGATAGCGGCGAATCGGATGGGTCAGATAGCGGCGAATCGGGCGGAAGCGATCTGGTCGAGGGCCCCTTCGGAACGGCGCTCGTGATGCCCGCGTACGTCCACGGCGCGGAGACCTACGCCACGAAGCTCGCCGCGGTTCACGAGGCCAACCCCGGTCGCGGGCTCGAGACGGTCAACGCCACGATCGCGCTCACGGACGCGGCGACCGGGCTGCCGGTCGCCTACCTCTCCGGATCCCGGATCACGAACGCCAGAACCGGCTGTATCGGGGGCGTTGCCGCCCGCGCGCTCGCGGCCGGCGGACCGGTCACACTCGGCGTGATCGGCGCCGGCCAGCAGGCACGCTGGCAGGTCAGGGCGATCGACGCCGCGACCGATCTCGAGCGCGTCCGCGTCCACTCCCCGAGCGACTCCCGGCTCGAGTGTGCGGCGACGCTCCGGTCGGAGGGGATCGACGCGACGGCCGTCGACTCGCCGCGTGCTGCGGTGGCGGGCGCGACCGTCGTGGTCACCGCGACCCCGGCGAGCGAGCCGGTCTTCGACGGCGCCGACCTCGATCCGGGAACGCTCGTGGTGGCGATCGGCGCCTACGACGAGTCGATGCGCGAGCTCGACGCCGAGACGATCCGGCGCGCGGACCGCCTCTTCGGGGACGTCCCGTCCGAGGCGGCCCACACGGGCGATATCCCGGACGACGTCACCGCCGCCGACCTCACCCCGCTTTCGGCCGCGCTCGAGGGGACGGCTGGGCGCGGATCGGACGCCGAGATCATCGTCGTCGAGTCGGTCGGCAGCGCGGTCCTCGACGCCGCCGCTGCCGAGCACTTACATACGGAAGCGCAACGACGCGACGTCGGACGTGACGTCGACGTGTGA
- a CDS encoding DUF5797 family protein, giving the protein MSLTDEELDRLADVVRLQPTKNAELQAAWGMDSGSEVHGYLESNLKDYYFRDDNSLIRATAEAADLVDVEPGIEAGGDDPDGNGVPSVIRVPELEARVFAVVAGPDERSESVVSVLNGLREEFDLDPDVEDVRKALQSLRRKNVVEVVYRTVPTFRLAVERDAVEVEIVD; this is encoded by the coding sequence ATGAGTCTCACCGATGAGGAGCTGGACCGGCTCGCGGACGTGGTCCGGCTGCAGCCGACGAAGAACGCCGAGCTCCAGGCGGCGTGGGGGATGGACTCCGGCAGCGAGGTGCACGGCTACCTCGAGTCCAATCTCAAGGACTATTACTTCCGGGACGACAACAGCCTCATCCGAGCGACCGCGGAAGCCGCCGACCTCGTCGACGTCGAACCCGGCATCGAGGCGGGCGGCGACGATCCTGACGGGAACGGCGTCCCGAGCGTCATCCGCGTGCCGGAGCTCGAAGCGCGCGTCTTCGCCGTCGTGGCCGGACCGGACGAGCGGTCGGAGTCGGTCGTCAGCGTGCTCAACGGGCTCCGGGAGGAGTTCGACCTCGATCCTGACGTGGAGGACGTTCGGAAGGCGCTGCAGAGCCTCCGGCGCAAGAACGTCGTCGAGGTGGTCTACCGCACGGTCCCGACGTTCCGGCTCGCGGTGGAGCGCGACGCGGTCGAGGTCGAGATCGTCGACTGA
- a CDS encoding CBS domain-containing protein: MDDILVGRVMTSEAITVHPDTFVEEAASLLLEKGIGSLVVVDDDDRLEGILTTTDFVHIVAASKPKAQTTVERYMSTDVTTASAQDPITDVADVMIEQGIHHLPVVDEEGGVIGIVSTTDLTKYISGLQPRRTA; this comes from the coding sequence ATGGACGACATTCTCGTGGGACGCGTCATGACGAGCGAGGCGATCACGGTACATCCGGACACCTTCGTCGAGGAGGCCGCCTCGCTGTTGCTCGAAAAGGGGATCGGATCGCTGGTCGTCGTCGACGACGACGACCGGCTCGAGGGCATTCTGACGACGACTGACTTCGTTCACATCGTCGCGGCGAGCAAGCCGAAGGCGCAGACGACCGTCGAGCGATACATGAGCACCGACGTCACGACGGCGAGCGCCCAGGACCCGATCACGGACGTCGCCGACGTGATGATCGAGCAGGGGATTCACCACCTCCCGGTCGTCGACGAGGAGGGAGGCGTCATCGGAATCGTCTCCACGACCGACCTGACGAAGTACATCTCCGGCTTGCAGCCGCGACGGACCGCCTGA
- a CDS encoding MFS transporter, with protein MGLLGRLASPIFGADRRVIVLGSARMVGAIGNSFLIVVLPLYIASGVVDLGSLLGGRVGVGPASIPVTEPLLIGVVLSLFGFLNSFSQPWTGRLSDRVGKRRPFILAGIALLGTASGLYVFATDYWTLVVLRAAQGIGAALTIPAVVALVNEYAASPDERGENFGVFNTFRLFGFGFGPILAGVVVEAGPYDLSTLGIETAFGRPAVISGYDAAFLAACAGAYLSFALVYRLVHDTEESAKASGRDVSIRVFGDDRLFDPVFALGLATVAMGICIALFATLQNQINLRLGQAPVWFGIQFAAVTIANVVFQVPVGRAADRFGRRPFLLAGFALLVPSTLLQGVVTTPVTMLVVRLVQGISVALAFPPSLAIAGDIAKEGESGSTLSVLTMGFGLGVAIGPLTSGVLVEYGFVVPFAAGSALAVLAVLAVVTQVDETLGVST; from the coding sequence ATGGGACTGCTCGGACGGCTGGCTTCGCCGATCTTCGGCGCCGACAGGCGAGTGATCGTGTTGGGGTCGGCCCGGATGGTCGGCGCGATCGGCAACTCGTTCCTGATCGTCGTCCTCCCGCTGTACATCGCCAGCGGCGTGGTCGATCTCGGATCGCTGCTCGGCGGACGCGTCGGCGTCGGTCCGGCGTCGATCCCGGTCACGGAGCCGCTGCTCATCGGGGTCGTCCTCTCGCTGTTCGGATTCCTCAACAGTTTCTCCCAGCCGTGGACGGGACGACTCTCCGACCGGGTCGGGAAGCGCCGGCCGTTCATCCTGGCGGGGATCGCGCTGTTGGGGACCGCGAGCGGCCTCTACGTCTTCGCGACCGACTACTGGACGCTCGTCGTGCTGCGGGCGGCACAGGGCATCGGCGCGGCCCTGACCATCCCGGCGGTCGTCGCGCTCGTGAACGAGTACGCCGCGAGCCCCGACGAGCGCGGGGAGAACTTCGGCGTGTTCAACACGTTCCGGCTGTTCGGGTTCGGGTTCGGGCCGATCCTCGCGGGCGTCGTCGTCGAGGCGGGCCCCTACGACCTCTCGACGCTGGGCATCGAAACGGCCTTCGGGCGGCCCGCGGTCATCTCCGGATACGACGCCGCGTTCCTCGCGGCGTGTGCCGGGGCGTACCTCTCGTTCGCGCTCGTCTACCGGCTGGTTCACGACACCGAGGAGTCCGCGAAGGCGAGCGGCAGGGACGTCTCGATCCGCGTGTTCGGTGACGACCGGCTCTTCGATCCGGTGTTCGCGCTCGGGCTCGCGACCGTCGCGATGGGCATCTGCATCGCGCTGTTCGCCACGCTGCAAAACCAGATCAACCTCCGACTCGGCCAGGCGCCAGTCTGGTTCGGAATCCAGTTCGCCGCCGTGACGATCGCGAACGTCGTCTTCCAGGTCCCGGTTGGGCGTGCGGCCGACCGGTTCGGCCGACGGCCGTTCCTCCTCGCGGGATTCGCGCTGCTGGTTCCGTCGACGCTGCTGCAGGGGGTCGTCACGACGCCGGTCACGATGCTCGTCGTCCGCCTGGTCCAGGGGATCTCCGTGGCGCTCGCGTTCCCCCCGTCGCTGGCGATCGCCGGCGACATCGCCAAGGAGGGCGAGTCCGGATCGACGCTGTCGGTACTCACGATGGGGTTCGGGCTGGGTGTCGCGATCGGTCCCCTAACCTCGGGCGTCCTGGTCGAGTACGGCTTCGTCGTCCCGTTCGCGGCCGGGTCGGCGCTGGCGGTGCTGGCGGTCCTCGCCGTGGTGACCCAGGTCGACGAGACGCTCGGCGTGTCCACGTGA
- a CDS encoding transcription factor S produces MEFCDECGSMMKAGEGEDHWVCTACGFEKGRDERKEAAMVTTQGQESSEIVDVSDAEDKGLPTTTVHCPECGNDSAYWYMQQIRSADESETRFFVCTECEHKWREDDH; encoded by the coding sequence ATGGAGTTTTGCGACGAGTGCGGCTCGATGATGAAGGCCGGCGAGGGGGAGGACCACTGGGTCTGTACCGCCTGCGGCTTCGAGAAGGGGCGCGACGAACGCAAGGAGGCCGCGATGGTCACCACCCAGGGCCAGGAATCCTCCGAGATCGTCGACGTCAGCGACGCCGAGGACAAGGGGCTGCCCACCACGACGGTCCACTGTCCGGAGTGTGGCAACGACTCCGCCTACTGGTATATGCAGCAGATCCGGTCGGCCGACGAGTCGGAAACTCGATTTTTCGTCTGTACCGAGTGCGAACACAAGTGGCGCGAGGACGACCACTAA
- a CDS encoding 50S ribosomal protein L11 methyltransferase, with protein MTDPAYLLIGDGREYLLEPGAEFGTDLGVLELPEDAEHGDVVETHLGEAFEVRELRLPDLFDHLDRTGAPMMPRDVGLVIGHVGVAAGDRVLDAGTGTGILAAALGRAGATVRTYERDPEFADVARENMRIAGVADRVDVRTGDLAAVLAGDGEPTESTDADESIDCVEPVDDEPGTEADDDIDSTGLADDRFDVLTLDTGDADDIVTHAPDVLVPGGFLAAYSPFVEGTRAVVEAAREAGLEDVETLETIQREMDFSERGSRPSTAGVGHTGYLTFARRP; from the coding sequence GTGACCGACCCCGCCTACCTCCTGATCGGCGACGGTCGGGAGTACCTGCTCGAGCCCGGCGCGGAGTTCGGCACCGACCTCGGCGTCCTGGAGCTCCCGGAGGACGCCGAACACGGCGACGTCGTCGAGACGCACCTCGGGGAGGCCTTCGAGGTGCGCGAGCTCCGGCTGCCGGATCTCTTCGACCACCTCGACCGTACCGGCGCGCCGATGATGCCCCGCGACGTCGGACTCGTTATCGGTCACGTCGGGGTCGCGGCTGGCGACCGCGTCCTCGACGCCGGCACCGGCACGGGCATCCTCGCCGCGGCGCTCGGGCGCGCCGGCGCGACCGTGCGGACCTATGAACGGGACCCGGAGTTTGCGGACGTGGCCCGCGAGAACATGCGGATCGCGGGAGTGGCCGACCGCGTCGACGTTCGGACCGGCGACCTCGCCGCGGTCCTGGCGGGCGACGGCGAGCCGACCGAATCGACCGACGCCGACGAATCGATTGACTGCGTCGAGCCGGTCGACGACGAACCGGGGACCGAAGCCGACGACGACATCGACTCGACCGGCCTCGCGGACGACCGGTTCGACGTGCTCACCCTCGACACCGGCGACGCCGACGACATCGTTACGCACGCGCCCGACGTGCTCGTCCCCGGCGGGTTCCTCGCAGCCTACTCGCCGTTCGTCGAGGGGACGCGCGCGGTCGTCGAGGCCGCCCGCGAGGCCGGCCTCGAGGACGTCGAGACGCTGGAGACGATCCAGCGGGAGATGGACTTCTCCGAGCGCGGGTCGCGGCCCTCGACGGCGGGGGTCGGCCACACCGGCTACCTGACGTTCGCCCGGCGTCCGTAG
- a CDS encoding nascent polypeptide-associated complex protein gives MLGGGGMNPRKMKQMMKQMGIDVTELDVEEVVIRTDEEDLVFDAPQVTKMDAQGQETYQVVGEPESVESGTGGSGAGSAAELAAGDDEPGGSGVAIPEDDVMIVAERAGVSEEDAIEALEAEEGDLAAAIARLE, from the coding sequence ATGCTTGGAGGCGGCGGTATGAACCCGCGAAAGATGAAACAGATGATGAAACAGATGGGGATCGACGTCACCGAACTCGACGTCGAGGAGGTCGTCATCCGGACCGACGAGGAGGACCTCGTCTTCGACGCCCCGCAGGTCACCAAGATGGACGCCCAGGGTCAGGAAACCTATCAGGTCGTCGGCGAGCCCGAGTCCGTCGAGTCGGGAACCGGCGGAAGCGGCGCGGGATCGGCGGCCGAGCTGGCGGCCGGCGACGACGAACCCGGCGGTTCGGGCGTCGCGATCCCGGAGGACGACGTGATGATCGTCGCCGAGCGTGCCGGCGTCAGCGAGGAGGACGCCATCGAGGCGCTCGAGGCGGAGGAGGGCGACCTCGCGGCCGCCATCGCCCGACTGGAGTGA
- a CDS encoding acyl-CoA mutase large subunit family protein, translating into MFDPEDLAAIREAKADWEAESHDPAVESAGERRAEFTTDTEGQSVDPLYTPADVADLEYDADLGFPGEEPFTRGVYATMYRGRLWTMRQYAGMGTARETNERFRYLIDEGSSGLSMAFDLPTQMGYDSDASMARGEVGRSGVAIDTLADFERVFEGIPLEEVSTSMTINAPAAVLLAMYVAVGDEQGVPRTELRGTIQNDVMKEYIARNLYIYPPEPSMRLVTDVFEFCADEVPNFNTISVSGYHVREAGSTAAQEVAFTLANGIAYVEAAIDAGLDVDAFAPRISFFFNAHNDVLEETAKFRAARRLWARIMDDRFDADDPDAKRLKFHAQTGGSTLTAQQVENNVVRVAYQALAAVLGGAQSLHTNGKDEALALPTEQSVRTALRTQQILAHESGVADTVDPLAGSYYVESLTDGIEERAREIIDEVDRRGGMLPAVESGWVQRRIREVAFERQREIEAGDRVIVGVNAHEVDEDPAIDLEEVDPDLERDQRERLAAVKADRDADAVDDALADVRAAARDDRNLLPPIVTAVKRYATVQEVCDVLREEFGEYRPESGSSAT; encoded by the coding sequence ATGTTCGATCCCGAGGACCTCGCGGCGATCCGGGAGGCGAAGGCGGACTGGGAGGCCGAGTCCCACGATCCGGCCGTCGAGAGCGCCGGCGAGCGCCGCGCGGAGTTCACCACCGACACCGAGGGACAGTCGGTCGATCCGCTGTACACGCCCGCGGACGTCGCGGACCTCGAGTACGACGCGGACCTCGGCTTCCCGGGCGAGGAACCGTTCACGCGCGGCGTCTACGCCACGATGTACCGCGGCCGACTCTGGACGATGCGCCAGTACGCCGGGATGGGAACCGCACGCGAGACCAACGAGCGGTTTCGCTACCTGATCGACGAGGGGTCATCGGGACTGTCGATGGCCTTCGACCTCCCGACCCAGATGGGCTACGACTCCGACGCGTCGATGGCCCGGGGGGAGGTCGGCCGGTCCGGGGTCGCGATCGACACGCTCGCCGACTTTGAGCGCGTCTTCGAGGGGATCCCGCTCGAGGAGGTCTCGACGTCGATGACGATCAACGCCCCGGCAGCGGTGCTGTTGGCGATGTACGTCGCGGTCGGCGACGAGCAGGGCGTCCCGCGGACGGAGCTCCGCGGAACGATCCAGAACGACGTGATGAAGGAGTACATCGCACGGAATCTCTACATCTACCCACCGGAGCCGTCGATGCGGCTCGTCACGGACGTCTTCGAGTTCTGTGCCGATGAGGTGCCCAACTTCAACACGATCTCGGTCTCGGGGTATCACGTCCGCGAGGCCGGCTCGACGGCCGCCCAGGAGGTCGCCTTCACGCTCGCGAACGGGATCGCGTACGTCGAGGCCGCGATCGACGCGGGGCTGGACGTCGACGCGTTCGCGCCGCGGATCTCCTTTTTCTTCAACGCGCACAACGACGTCCTCGAGGAGACGGCGAAGTTTCGGGCGGCTCGCCGGCTGTGGGCGCGGATCATGGACGACCGTTTCGACGCCGACGATCCCGACGCCAAACGGCTCAAGTTCCACGCCCAAACCGGCGGGTCGACGCTCACCGCCCAGCAGGTCGAGAACAACGTGGTCAGGGTCGCCTACCAGGCGCTCGCGGCCGTTCTCGGCGGCGCCCAGAGCCTCCACACCAACGGGAAGGACGAGGCGCTGGCGCTTCCGACCGAGCAGTCGGTCCGGACGGCGCTGCGGACCCAGCAGATACTCGCCCACGAGTCGGGCGTGGCCGACACGGTCGACCCGCTCGCCGGGTCGTACTACGTGGAGAGCCTGACCGACGGCATCGAGGAGCGTGCCCGCGAGATCATCGACGAGGTCGACCGCCGCGGCGGGATGCTCCCGGCGGTCGAAAGCGGATGGGTCCAGCGGCGGATCCGCGAGGTCGCCTTCGAGCGCCAGCGCGAGATCGAGGCGGGCGACCGCGTCATCGTCGGCGTCAACGCCCACGAGGTCGACGAGGACCCCGCGATCGACCTCGAGGAGGTCGACCCGGATCTGGAGCGCGACCAGCGCGAGCGCCTCGCGGCCGTGAAGGCGGACCGCGACGCCGACGCCGTGGACGACGCGCTCGCGGACGTGCGGGCGGCGGCCCGCGACGACCGGAACCTGCTTCCGCCGATCGTGACCGCGGTCAAGCGATACGCGACCGTGCAGGAGGTCTGTGACGTCCTGCGCGAGGAGTTCGGTGAGTATCGGCCGGAGTCCGGTTCGTCGGCGACGTAG
- a CDS encoding DUF5796 family protein — protein sequence MSSSARSDVPPSTLGIELREEGVVVEYLDGRTTLYRGVPTAVEGTLTAGPGKETHVLVTDPTETEGVMTYVNDLKTHDEILEDSGVGRVLFEPGEGEELFPGVAARRVGERTQVEADPELAGGRVFVFLEDDWSERSFEIVAPPAAGIGTFETEE from the coding sequence ATGTCCTCGTCAGCACGGTCCGACGTCCCGCCGAGCACCCTCGGCATCGAGCTCCGGGAGGAGGGCGTCGTGGTGGAGTATCTCGACGGCCGAACGACCCTCTATCGCGGCGTGCCGACCGCCGTCGAGGGGACGCTCACGGCCGGCCCCGGCAAGGAGACGCACGTGCTCGTGACCGACCCGACCGAGACCGAGGGCGTGATGACCTACGTGAACGACCTCAAGACCCACGACGAGATCCTGGAGGACAGCGGCGTGGGGAGAGTGCTCTTCGAGCCCGGCGAGGGCGAGGAGCTGTTCCCCGGCGTCGCCGCCCGACGCGTCGGCGAGCGGACGCAGGTGGAGGCAGACCCCGAGCTGGCCGGCGGCCGCGTCTTCGTGTTCCTGGAGGACGACTGGAGCGAGCGGAGTTTCGAGATCGTCGCCCCGCCCGCGGCCGGGATCGGGACGTTCGAGACCGAGGAGTGA
- a CDS encoding shikimate kinase — protein MEGRAAALGAGTVLNALATGTGSAFGIDVETRATVELDPDAADVTGEIAEAPTADTELIERCVALATERWGDGEGGTVRTDSDVPLAAGLKSSSAAANATVLATCAALGVTVGDGDPDAPDVPDAPDVPDAPDVTRLEACRLGVTAAREAGVTATGAFDDASASMLGGVTLTDNTADTLVRRDVVDWDVLVWTPPERAYSADADVARCANVAPMADLVAELAREGRYAPAMSVNGLAFSAALGFSPEPAVEAMPHVTGVSLSGTGPSVVAVSDPADPETDLDRVRDLWDDREGTVRSTTTRSDGARIRTD, from the coding sequence ATGGAGGGACGGGCAGCCGCGTTGGGCGCCGGAACGGTCCTCAACGCGCTGGCGACCGGCACCGGGTCCGCGTTCGGCATCGACGTCGAGACGCGTGCGACCGTCGAGCTCGATCCGGACGCCGCCGACGTCACCGGCGAGATCGCCGAGGCCCCGACCGCCGACACCGAACTGATCGAACGCTGCGTCGCGCTCGCCACCGAGCGCTGGGGCGACGGCGAGGGCGGCACGGTGCGGACGGACAGCGACGTCCCGCTGGCGGCCGGGCTCAAGAGCTCGAGCGCGGCCGCGAACGCGACCGTGCTGGCGACCTGTGCCGCGCTCGGCGTGACCGTTGGCGACGGTGATCCCGACGCCCCCGACGTCCCAGACGCCCCCGACGTCCCAGACGCCCCCGACGTCACCCGGTTGGAGGCGTGTCGGCTCGGCGTCACGGCCGCCCGCGAGGCGGGGGTCACGGCGACCGGTGCATTCGACGACGCGTCGGCGTCGATGCTCGGCGGCGTCACGCTCACAGATAACACGGCGGACACGTTGGTTCGACGGGACGTCGTCGACTGGGACGTCCTCGTCTGGACGCCGCCCGAGCGCGCCTACAGCGCCGACGCCGACGTCGCCCGATGTGCGAACGTCGCTCCGATGGCTGACCTCGTCGCCGAGCTGGCTCGCGAGGGCCGGTACGCGCCGGCGATGTCCGTCAACGGGCTGGCCTTCTCGGCCGCCCTCGGCTTCTCCCCGGAGCCGGCCGTCGAGGCGATGCCCCACGTCACCGGCGTCTCGCTGTCCGGAACCGGCCCCAGCGTGGTGGCCGTTTCCGACCCCGCGGACCCCGAGACGGACCTCGACCGCGTCCGCGACCTGTGGGACGACCGCGAGGGAACCGTCCGCTCGACGACCACCCGTTCCGACGGCGCACGGATCCGGACCGACTGA
- a CDS encoding chorismate mutase gives MTPNDPTPEEMSLDELRAEIEDIDREIVELIARRTYVADTVAAVKEERDLPTTDESQEARVMERAGTNAEQFDVDANLVKAIFRLLIELNKVEQRESR, from the coding sequence ATGACACCGAACGACCCAACCCCGGAGGAGATGAGCCTCGACGAACTGCGTGCCGAGATCGAGGACATCGACCGCGAGATCGTCGAGTTGATCGCCCGCCGCACCTACGTCGCCGACACCGTCGCCGCCGTCAAGGAGGAGCGGGACCTGCCCACGACCGACGAGTCACAGGAGGCCCGCGTGATGGAACGGGCGGGCACGAACGCCGAGCAGTTCGACGTCGACGCGAACCTCGTGAAGGCGATCTTCCGGCTGCTGATCGAGTTGAACAAGGTGGAGCAGCGAGAAAGTAGATAA